The nucleotide sequence TTTCGGGTGGAATTAGAAAATGGGCACGTGGTAACCGCTCATATTTCAGGAAAAATGAGAATGCATTATATAAAAATATTACCGGGTGATAAAGTAAAAGTAGAAATGTCGCCGTACGATTTAACAAAAGGAAGAATAGCATACAGGTATAAATAATTTATCAGTAAAATAAAAATCAGGAAAAATGAAAGTAAGGTCGTCTATAAAAAAGAGGAGCGTAGATTGCAAAATCGTCCGTAGAAAAGGGCGCTTATACGTTATCAACAAAAAAACTCCTAAGTTTAAACAAAGGCAAAAATAAAAACCAATAATATAAATTAAATGGCAAGAATAGCTGGTATTGATTTACCAAAAAACAAAAGAGGCGAAATAGGATTAACCTATATTTACGGGATAGGCAGAAGTTCTGCAAAAAAAATTCTGGCAGAAGCAGGTATTGATTTAAACGTGAAAGTTCAAGAATGGTCAGATGATCAATTGAATAAAATACGTACCATCCTTACTGATAAATATAAGTTAGAAGGCGCACTTCGTTCTGAAGTTCAATTAAACATAAAACGTTTGGTAGATATTGGTTCTTACAGAGGAATGAGACATCGTTTAGGGCTTCCTGTTAGAGGGCAAACGACCAAAAACAATGCAAGAACAAGAAAAGGTCGTAAGAAAACAGTTGCGAACAAGAAAAAAGTTACTAAATAAACAAGCGTAAATCGTATTTGAAAAAATAATTTTTCAACAACAAAAAAAATGGCTAAAACAACAACGGCACAAGGTGGTGCAGCTCCTGCAAAAGCAGCAAAAAAAAGAGTTGTAAAAGTAGATGTAATCGGAGAAGCGCATATCAATGCAACTTTCAATAATATTATTATTTCCCTTACCAATATGGCAGGAGAAGTGGTTTCTTGGTCGAGTGCCGGTAAAATGGGATTTAGAGGATCTAAAAAAAACACACCTTATGCAGCTCAATTAGCTGCGGCAGATTGTGCTAAAGTAGCACACGATGCAGGATTAAAAAAAGTAAAAGTGTTTGTAAAAGGACCAGGTGGAGGTAGAGAATCTGCAATCAGAACGCTTTCTAATTCAGGAATTGAAGTAACTGAAATCGTGGACATCACTCCAATTCCACACAACGGTTGCAGACCTCCAAAAAGAAGAAGAGTATAACAAAATCAGTATTAAAATTAATAACGACAATTTATAATTTGTAGAAATGGCAAGATATACAGGCCCCAAATCAAGAATCGCAAGAAAATTTAGAGAACCTATTTTTGGTCCGGATAAAGCATTGGAGAAAAAAAATTATCCTCCAGGGCAACACGGATTGACTAAAAAAAGAGCAAAGCAATCAGAGTATTCTACTCAGCTTCAGGAAAAACAAAAAGTGAAATACACGTATGGTATTTTGGAAAGACAATTTGCCAAAATATTTGACAATGCTTCCAG is from Bacteroidia bacterium and encodes:
- the infA gene encoding translation initiation factor IF-1, giving the protein MAKQASIEQDGTILEALSNAMFRVELENGHVVTAHISGKMRMHYIKILPGDKVKVEMSPYDLTKGRIAYRYK
- the rpmJ gene encoding 50S ribosomal protein L36 — encoded protein: MKVRSSIKKRSVDCKIVRRKGRLYVINKKTPKFKQRQK
- the rpsM gene encoding 30S ribosomal protein S13 — protein: MARIAGIDLPKNKRGEIGLTYIYGIGRSSAKKILAEAGIDLNVKVQEWSDDQLNKIRTILTDKYKLEGALRSEVQLNIKRLVDIGSYRGMRHRLGLPVRGQTTKNNARTRKGRKKTVANKKKVTK
- the rpsK gene encoding 30S ribosomal protein S11 — its product is MAKTTTAQGGAAPAKAAKKRVVKVDVIGEAHINATFNNIIISLTNMAGEVVSWSSAGKMGFRGSKKNTPYAAQLAAADCAKVAHDAGLKKVKVFVKGPGGGRESAIRTLSNSGIEVTEIVDITPIPHNGCRPPKRRRV